The DNA window AGAGCTCTTTCAACTTGCAGAGTTTCTGTATGTGTGAACtttaaaattgttattttttggtGGATCAACAGAGAAAATTATCTGCCAGTGGAcatagaatatatttttttattttacctgcaTTCTTCAGTGTCCTGAATAATTCAAGTCGAAATGCTtaggtgcttttttttaatgactccaGCCTGTTAAATTAAGGcccttttactttttcaaacccATTTGAGTGCCTggattttttctgcatttttctgcatgatttttccattttccttccgTCATTAGTTCCCTTTCCAGTCCACCACTGATTTGAGGGACACCAGTAGCGCTCgggccatttttctttttctttttcctttttgcatcACTGCTTCACACAGCCACAATGTTGCATTCGTGTTTCGGGGTGTAAACAAGCTTTTGATCAAGCGTAATCTCTGCAGGCTGTGGATGGGCCGACCTTAATTCGGCCcatccaacattaacattttctcCAAATCCTAACCTTTGGCCGAAACTGCTAGTATTGTGTGTATTACCCCCAAAACCGTTTTAAATGCGTTTTCTGTTGCGACAGAAAGTTCATCAACGAATGTCCGAGCGGGCTGATCACTCTTCACGAGTTTAAAAGGCATTTCTGTGACGGGACTGTGGGCAGTGAGTCAGCAGAGTACGCAGAACAGATTTTCCGCACCTTGGACAATAATGAAGTAAGCGACGCTAACAAGCACACAATAAATGGCAGTctatcacaacaacacaacacaccagtAGAGATGAAGTGAGCGGTGATGCTGGGCTGTGTTTCTTCAGGACGGGGTGGTTGATTTCAGGGAGTACGTCATGGCCATCAGCATGCTCATTGAGGGTTCAGCCGTCCAGAAGCTGCGCTGGTCGTTCAAGCTCTACGACAAAGACAAGGACGGGgccatcacaaaggaggaaatgcTGGAGATTatggaggtttgtgtgtgtgtgtgcgtgtgtgcttggCTACACAAAACTCTGTGATAAGTCCCACATGTTGCATCTTTCAGtttggctggtgtgtgtgtgtttccttgtgttcaCAGGCTGTTTACAAGATGAACGTAGCTGCTGCTTTCACCGAGCCCAACCCCCTTACAGCCGAAGAATGCACCAACAGGATATTTGTGAGATTAGATAAAGACAACAACGGTGAGGAAACGTCATTTCTCTGATTTCAGCTCGGGATCTAACAGTGATGATCATAGAGATGAGGCGCCTTGTGTGTGATTTTGACCTCAAGGggataacctcctgagacataAGCATTTGTTTGAGATTTATCTTAATTTCTTTGAGATAAGATTAAtgtctttaggtatttgggattggagaacctaagaagtataaaaaatatgcatcctctgtgtatttaaatttaaatcaccaatgtgtaccaaaatataaaactggaaacaatgaaatcccaacgtcctcaaatgagtacttgttaatttgttaaattttcatgtcatatcaaactagaaaagttaataaacataactAAACAAGTGCATTGACCTTTCGCTAACAAGATAAAAGTGCATCCTTACAAagacaacgggtctaaatgaagtagaataaacTGCCAccaacctaaaacctaatgtccacatatgaggacgccaggtcttAGATGGTTAAGAGTTGGGTTTTCTGTAGAAGAAGGCGAATATACCAACGAGACAAAACTTGCCATAATGAAAGACGTCACCATGAGAGCCCACAACAAACCAAATATACGAAACAACTGGAAATCTTGAGGTTAATCAGCTGAAACTCATCTGAAATGTAGGTTTGTAGGTCACAACCGTGGAGATAGAATGAAGCAAGCTTACATAAAAGATGATTTAATGGGAGTCCTCGATCTGAAGGACAATACTGAAGGACGTTTAGCACAAGTACGGTGATTGTGGAAGTCACTCTCTACAAGGAGCTTTAAGTTGTGCTCTTTTCTCAGTAATAGATTTGATTGAGCACTAGATTCACGACATGTTTAAATCTACCCCTGTTTACAATGTCCATTGTTTTATCAGTTATTTCATGTTAttagttttctgttctttttatgTAGAGTACTTCTTATTTTAAAAGTGCCTcattaatcaataaataaagtaaaatgaagTCACATAATTCAGTAGCAGAGGTTACATTTTAGGTGGTAAACGTCTTACGAGAGCCTCTGCAAAATGATTTATCACAGAATATTGCAGCTAATGTTCTTTCTATGTGGATAAcatattttacagaaagtggcaaattaacataaaaaaaaaaacttgaagctCCTCGTAATACTGACAGATGACAGGAGagaatcagatcagatcataTTAATAGagcctgtcctctctgtgtctaaTCGCTGCCTGTAGCCATCATCAGTCTGGAGGAGTTCATAGAGGGAGCGCTGGATGATGATTGGATCAGAGAGATGTTGGAATGTGACCCCAGCACTGTGAAGGTGGAGAGGCCCCTGAGGAGGGACGCTGCTTTGGGGACCCACGGTTGACCTGAAGTGGGGTTTTATTGTATACTTTGCACTGTATCGCATATACTGTAAACTGTGTAGAGAGAAACAAGCCAGTTCATGGTCGGACTCAAATTTCCAGGATCCAGATTATATCTTCATCTGTTGATTAgctttaataaagaaaacatttaacacacattttatatttcttgaCTAAGTTTAcctatgtttttgtgctgcttcatttgacattgttttctgttttcagtttacGTCCTACTTACATTGTTAAGTACCTGTTCTGCACGTGTGGCCTGATTAACTTGTATGCATTGTATTGAACCTCCAACAATATTTGAGTAAACATGTTGTAActtgctgaaaaaaatctgtgcCTCCCAGAATGTCGTTGGTTTTCCATGCCTTGTCATGCTGTCCACACAGCCTTTTTCTGCATACTACCATAATTTAAACTGGCGCTGACCCACGGTTGCTTTAGGTGGCACCACGACCGAGCACTAGCCAAGTTGGCAGAGTTCCCGGAAAGATGCAGGGTGGCAGCAAACCGCATCCAAGAAACAGCAAGGTCTTCGCTAGCAGCTTTCGTCAAGCCCGGCGAAATGCATCCACACAGGAAATTATCATCCTGAGACCAGGCAAGGAGTGGCAAATGCTGGCAGACCTCAGAAGACAGCTGGTCTTCCTGCCCGAGAGAGATCGTAACAACTACTCTTAGACCAGACACTGTCGTGTGGTCTGCTTTGGAGAGATCAGTCGTCATGGTCGAGCTTACCATCCCCTGAAAACAGGGTACGACAGCAGCTCTGTCAGTGGAGTGTCAAGAGGCGAAAGGaaatggaaaggaaggaaaatgggCAGCAGGGAGGTGTCCCCATACCCCACTGCCCCCCGGTGTATGGGAGTGTAGGGGGGCGAAACGTCAGTGAACATACAGCTGACGATGCAGCTGCCCACGTTGGAAGCGGAGGGGGTGCAACAGGCCAGAAGGCCGAAGCAGGAACCAACATCTGACCTGTGCAATAATCTAAACTTGCACTTTATTTGGACAGCTTCACCCGCTACATTAACTTAACTTTATTTCAGATGGAAATGCTATACTTTTTATGTATTAGTGACTTAATTTAAGCTTGTAATCAATATAATGCAATATTGCTGAAATAAACTACAAAATATGGATGGATATGGTTATGGatctttgattttaaaaaattgtttGTGCATCAGTAACAGTAATTCATTAATATATAATACGttgaaaatatacatttttgcatACTGGGTATATTTTGAATCTTGCTTTTAATGTTTCTACACTGTTGCCTTAATAAGAACTGGACAGTAGTATCGTCGTTCCTCCCACTGACACTTACAGACCACTAGATGTCGCCTGTGCAGTTTAAAACTGAGACAACATGGACGTCGACCCAGAGCGATATGCTGCTTTCCTGGTCCAGTAAAAAAATACGAAAAGCTTATGCTCTACTGACAATAATGTGTTTATTGCCGTGACTGCTGTGCCTTTAAGTGACTGATGATTCTTGTATTTGTTAGTGACAACAAAAAAGGTGCTGTATACGCGTCTTGTGAATTACTTACCTATAAGGGGAATGGTTGTATTTCAAAAGAACCTCTGTCTCCTATTTTTGAAACCGGACAGCGAACGGATAGGACTCCCATTTTATAAAAGTTCCTGCCTCGGGGCCAATCCCGACAGGAGCGGGGGGCGGGGCCAGGGGCGGGCTTTCCCGACGTGACGTCCCAGGACGTCCCCAGTTTTCCAGCGGCTGGGTCACTTCGACGTCATGGCGTAGCGATGTGGACGTACGAGGGGTAGCACGGAGAAGTTTAGAAACCAAAATcctgtggagttttttttttttttttttttttttaattggaaatATTAAACGATAAAAGAGACAAACTAACGGGAGCCTTCAATAGGTTCGGGCAAAGTTTCGGTAAGTATTGTGTGTCTTtggctgtgattttttttatcgttTAGTGGGCACAAACTGCTGCGGTGGCTCGCGGAGATTAATGTACACGTTTTACCAACCGTACTAACGTCTAACGGCAATTCTTTAGCTTTTTACTGAATTAACGACTTTCATCCCCTACATTTATATATTCAGACATCAATAAGCACAAAACCGATAAAATAATATGCCCCTTTcgttaactttttttctttttctttttttaaccgtAAAAAGAGTGAGCAAGTAAGTGTTCGTTAGATatacatttctctttatttaccGGTTTTTATTTAAGGTTTCTGActtaagttttagttttattttctggaCAGTGTGGTTACTTTCTCCCACCGTGTCCGAGAGCACCTTTTTTTCTACGTTTAGTATTTCTCTTTGATGATACCTTCAGGTGCTGCTGAATGTAGGAATTTTGCCTTTGTGCCGATTTTGTTATCCAAGGTAATCTGACCCATTAACTGCCCATTATTTTTTACAGCTATGAAACTCGGTCACCTTTTGTGTTGTCCTCGTCTTGACCTCCAAGATAGTTTGGTCTCCCCTTTTCAATGCTTCACAAAACAACAGACTTGTTTGCATATCACACACCAGATGCCCTGAACTAACCCTGCAATAAGTTCTCACTAGAGATGGTGGAGTTTGTGGATTTGTAATTCTGGCATGTGGACTGCATCCGGCTTCAGGCattatttgttgtctttttgtgatttagctgtgccttttttttgttgtgggaACTCCCAGGGTTCTCATttattcttcttcctgtctGGACTGCTTACAAGGAATGTAGGAATTTATTATGGGGGGAATGCTTCACAGTGATTTTTAGTGACGCTGCGAAGTCTTGTACGCAGCAAAGCACTTGCATGCACCATAACCAAACGTCTGTGCCACCTGTGTGCTGTTCAGTCTTGCATTTGCATTAATTTCAGAGTTAAACTACGACTTGTGAGTAACACGAGAAGAATGTGTGCTGCTGTCCAACACAAATGAACTTCTCATGCTTCTGTGATCTTCTCAAAACATATTGTACTGGCAGGAAAAATTCTGGAAGATTTTATCACATGAAAGCTCCTTAATTCAAAAACTAAATTTCcatcttttgttttgctgtgtttacattgCATCTATGCCTTTCaggctttttatttctgttcccAGGCTGTCTAAAGATAGCATAAAGGAATTCCTCTGCCTTGCACACATCTTATTTTCTTATACGCCTTGTTGTTTGGGGGTACAAAATTAGTGATGATGTATTCTGCCCGCTCACCCAGGTTGGAAATAGCTGCAGGTTATGCCTGAGTAGTCTCCTGCAGGCGGCCGGTGAATACCCCAAACATGTCTACACCCAGTGAGTCACGGGAAACACAGCCTTCTTGTTGCTTTGCTTCAGTCACACCATCCCTCCTTACATTCGTGAAGAATAACATGAACCCTGTCTTAAGatgaaatcacacacaaataagCTGTTTATGGTGTGTTAGACCCAAACTCACCTTATAGATACCTCAAGTAAAGCGGTGGCGTCGAAGCAGttagaaagaaacaactggCCGATCAGTTTTCGAGGTTTTCGGAGTTTCCACTTTGAGTTAAAACAGGACGAGGCATGCAGATGAAAGTTCAGCTTTTCTCATGGAAACATTGTGTGAAGGTGAAGAATGAGTCAAGGTCTGCATGAGTCAAAGTATAGAAAGTGTCATTATGTGAGCTGGAGACTTGTATATATATCCTGCCATGTCCACAAAAGTCGTCATGGGATAAAAACAGACCAAGAACTAAAGCTGTGGGGTGCACTCCTGGTTTGTAAATTCCTCTCCTTTTACCACCCTAGCAACACATCTCAACACAGGCTCTTAAAGTCCGTTGTGTGGCTGCTGTAAACACTCGGAGACAAGACAGTGACCCTGAGgcgtctgttttgttttctgtttcctgtgcaTGTGCAGAAGCATAGTTTAGTCGTCATTCGGGACTGAGGAATTACAAGATCTCCCCTTTTAGTCCCAGAAATAGTTTCTGTAGAGTTCTCTTCTGGTTTCGGTTAAGATGGCTCGCTTTGCCTAAAGGGACCAGAGCTGAAGGATTTGAAAAGCAATTATTGTGGTCCATTCTCCCGCTTGTATTCATTGTTCTCTGCATGCCTCTGTGAATTATATGGATGTTTTCACCAAGGGGCATGGCCGCTTTTTGAATGCATTTCCCTTTCATTTGCTCTTGGTTGTGAAGCTATTTGGATCTGAAAAGAGTACGCAAGCAGGTGTTGTTATAAGCATCATGCGTACTGTAACATTGCAGTgccgttttcttttctttctttgtcttattGTGCTTCTCAACATACCCCGCTATGATGAACAATagccctctctgtgtgtcttatGGCTGGTGTAAGTGGTGCTTATAGAAAAGCAGACAGTGAGACTTTGTTTTTGAGAGCGATGCGAGCTTGTCGGGATTTTTGAGATATCTCCTTTGATAGCGGACTGGCACAGATGAACCGGCAAATACAGGTACATTCTCCTAAAATCTCACACTAGATTCGAAGTGATAAGTCAGTTTTAGTGAATGCTGCCAAAATTCGAGGATTTGTTGCTCTACTTTGATTGTCTTTTGTGGTGAAATGTGGAGGTGTCCacatgtttttaacattttataattaAACAATTTATTAACCCCTTTTTTCAAACCTAAATTACATTCAGAGGTTTTGCTTTGTCAAGGCTGCATTTGAGAAGTCACCATGTCTAATCACCAGACAACTCTCTTGTGTTTACATGACTGACAGACCATGGAGGCTTCCCAGGACTTGAGGACAGAGTGTCCTTCTTTGTAATTAGCATTCTTTGCGCTGGTCCATCTTGGATTCAGGATGAAACCGTGGAAATGCTCAGACATGGCCTACACTCTTGTTTAGCACTGGCTGACACGCGGAGAGCAGCTTTCAAAGCGGCATGTCTGTTCTTGGCCGGTGTGTTTGAAATATGTTTGCTGAAACCCATGTGTTAACCACCTTACCCACATTTGCTTATCTGCTGTGAAAGAAAAGTGTCTTAGGTTTTTGAGGTAGATTCCCCACATGCcctcatttcattttgagtCGTGATTCAGAGGCTGATTATGCTCCTCctgttattatttcatttcataatgaAGGTTTACTATTGTACCCAAGTAACTGACCCTTTTTTATGCCTTCTGATAGGTCTGCTAATCAGCAACCAGAGGTCTCCTACTCTTTGTCAAGTCCTGACCTCATCTGTTAAGTTAAATAAACGTTAGCAGTGCAGGGGTTCATTCCCATAGAAAACTGTAACTGTACATTAAAAAACTTTCAGCATCAACCAACTTTGACTTGTTACTAACGTATTATCAACATTTTTCCACGGGAATGGGCCGTGCATGGCTATTGTTTGTCTAACCaagcaacagtaacataggaGGTTGAGATTTGGGGCAGGGTTGGAGCCCCTGGTTGGTGGCAGACCGAACGGAAGGCAAGCAAAAGGTAAATGGGTAAATTAGTAGACGGTGTATGGAGCAGCCCTAGAAATAAACCcagttaaatgtaatttcttgACATAGGCTGCGTGTATCTTTGCCTAGCCTTTCTATAAAACATTGCTAAATGGTGCCAGAACATTGTGTCTTTTGGACGCAATGATCAGCTCCTGTTTTCTGCTCCagaaattattgttttaaataaaagtaaaggtCAGACAAGCAGCTACTGTAGGCTGCCATAGAAATGCATTTTTACCAGACTTTTACTGTTGGAAAGCACTCAGTAGTTTACTGTTAGGTGATGGCTTGCTAgttcctctcatctctcctgAGCCTGCTGTGTGTTGTGACAAATCGTATGTTTTAGTGCATGCTTATTTTACACATAATGGAAAATGGGACCACAGAAATGCTGAAATAACAGTGCTGGGTCTGTGGGTGGTTTCCATAAAGTTTGAAAATGGTGCTATGTCCCAGTGTTGGGCACTCCCAGGATCTGAGGCTGCCCGTTAAATGAAGAGGTGTGTGTCCGTGCTGTTTAAGCATAAATGAGTATACAGCAGAATCTTTTGATTGAACGTTCAAAGATAAAggagctgctgtgctgtttggGCAGATGTCCAAGATTGGGACGCTAAAATGTATCTTCACTCAGCTTCTAACAAAGTGTCCAGTGTCCCGTTGGCAGGACATTCAGTTCACCAATATTTTAAGTAAATGGCCTGATTGATATTCTGAAATGCATTATTTCTTAGTGATACGCTGACAAAATCTACATAACACTGCTCCAGCACTGAGCTAAAGAAAGTATctattatcttattttattg is part of the Mugil cephalus isolate CIBA_MC_2020 chromosome 10, CIBA_Mcephalus_1.1, whole genome shotgun sequence genome and encodes:
- the si:ch211-245j22.3 gene encoding guanylyl cyclase inhibitory protein, whose product is MGQAATLPCKRGESYVTELYQWFRKFINECPSGLITLHEFKRHFCDGTVGSESAEYAEQIFRTLDNNEDGVVDFREYVMAISMLIEGSAVQKLRWSFKLYDKDKDGAITKEEMLEIMEAVYKMNVAAAFTEPNPLTAEECTNRIFVRLDKDNNAIISLEEFIEGALDDDWIREMLECDPSTVKVERPLRRDAALGTHG